A window of the Tenebrio molitor chromosome 1, icTenMoli1.1, whole genome shotgun sequence genome harbors these coding sequences:
- the LOC138124893 gene encoding glycosyltransferase 25 family member, with the protein MVPKFVSFCVILCFGSAVLSEWKKPTVFIAILARNKAHTLPYFLATLENLDYPKDRISLWIRSDHNTDRTIELLEKWIAQVKDQYHMISTEFVKDQELYPDERGPAHWTKERFDHVISLRESALNFARKIWADYFLTVDCDVFLTNPNTLNFLISKNYTIVAPMLKSDGLYSNFWHGMTDDYYYLRTDDYKPVLNRERIGCFNVPMVHSCVLVDLRRHVSDRLTYYPENVSNFDGPVDDIITFAIAANRSGVSLNLCNEEQFGFVMVPLEQDDKLSLDYEQMRNIKLEVLTDEKPLLPTKSLEQYTSLPEKDQLGFDKIFMINLVRRPERRKRMKMCFDELGLLVTIVDAVDGKALNTSVLQQISPLPEYADPYHKRPMTLGEIGCFLSHYNIWREIVRNGYETTLVLEDDIRFESFFRSKVLNVMTEVKRVSGWDLVYFGRKRLQENDEPWVDGSNLLVEAGYSYWTLGYVLSLNGAKKLLKAEPLSRLVPVDEYLPILFDKHPQTSWKGYFPQRNLVALSAAPLLVYPTHYTGEQGYISDTEDSIVIKDSTSSSHDDL; encoded by the exons ATGGTGCCgaagtttgtttcattttgtgttatattgtgtttCGGAAGTGCGGTTTTGTCCGAGTGGAAAAAACCAACTGTATTTATTGCCATTTTAGCAAGAAATAAGGCCCACACGTTACCATATTTTTTAGCAACGTTAGAAAATCTCGACTATCCGAAAGATCGGATTTCTTTGTG GATTAGAAGTGACCACAATACCGACAGAACGATAGAACTTCTAGAAAAATGGATTGCCCAAGTTAAAGATCAGTATCATATGATTAGCACGGAATTTGTTAAGGACCAAGAACTTTATCCAGATGAACGCGGTCCAGCCCACTGGACTAAAGAAAGATTTGATCATGTAATAAGTTTGAGAGAGTCTGCATTAAACTTTGCAAGGAAAATTTGGGCAGATTATTTTTTG ACGGTGGACTGCgatgtttttttaacgaaTCCAAATACCCTGAATTTCTTGATATCGAAAAATTACACAATAGTAGCCCCAATGTTAAAATCCGACGGACTGTACTCGAATTTTTGGCACGGAATGACTGACGACTACTATTACTTGAGAACTGATGACTACAAACCTGTACTAAACAGAGAAAGAATCGGTTGTTTTAACGTACCGATGGTGCATTCTTGCGTCCTGGTAGATCTCAGAAGACACGTGTCAGATCGTCTAACTTATTACCCTGAAAATGTATCTAATTTCGACGGACCTGTGGATGATATAATTACATTTGCAATAGCCGCTAATCGGAGTGGAGTTTCGTTGAATTTATGTAATGAGGAgcaatttggttttgttaTGGTCCCGCTGGAACAGGACGATAAATTATCGCTTGATTATGAACAAATGAGAAACATTAAGCTGGAAGTTTTAACGGACGAAAAACCACTACTCCCTACTAAATCTCTCGAACAATATACGTCTCTTCCTGAAAAGGATCAATTAGGATtcgataaaatttttatgatcAATTTAGTGCGACGCCCGGAGAGAAGAAAACGTATGAAAATGTGTTTCGATGAGCTTGGACTTCTTGTCACGATTGTTGATGCAGTGGACGGAAA AGCATTGAACACGAGCGTTCTACAGCAAATATCGCCTTTGCCGGAGTATGCAGATCCTTATCACAAAAG acCGATGACGCTGGGCGAAATCGGATGCTTTCTCAGTCACTACAATATCTGGAGAGAG ATTGTTCGCAACGGATATGAAACCACTCTTGTTTTAGAAGACGATATTAGATTTGAATCTTTTTTCAGGAGTAAAGTGCTAAACGTAATGACGGAGGTTAAGCGTGTTTCCGGATGGGACTTAGT TTATTTTGGTCGAAAGCGTTTGCAAGAGAATGACGAACCGTGGGTTGATGGATCTAACTTGCTGGTGGAGGCTGGTTATTCTTATTGGACTTTGGGTTACGTTCTCAGTTTGAACGGGGCCAAGAAACTTTTGAAAGCCGAACCTCTCTCTAGACTTGTGCCCGTCGACGAGTATTTACCCATATTATTCGATAAACATCCCCAGACTAGTTGGAAAGGATATTTCCCACAGAGGAATTTGGTTGCGTTGTCAGCTGCTCCGTTATTAGTCTACCCCACACACTACACGGGTGAACAGGGTTACATCAGTGATACAGAGGATTCGATCGTGATTAAGGACAGCACCAGTTCATCTCACGATGATCTTTGA
- the LOC138124901 gene encoding melanocortin receptor 5-like, whose protein sequence is MDNLTLTENTSHHRNLTSSIDDDLNIVVIANVFIAILVITALIAMIVNVVVFVSVHWIRRPMPPILKMSISLAAADALSSSIFAVTLLINTYLPTIGINLRWLEIIMEMMKLSGILVTVTHLLALSLNHYIGILKPLHYNSIVTRRKVNAVTILLWIFPTVFVIFLFTSQAEETYWTENFGNGTDTEQNKTTFTDTFKFRMGYSAYFIISIFLMAICYMHILIIVRRQQNIWKNLSRVGSTKWSGRTIKLCPCSKANKEQKQLEGNIRAIYTTLLILGSCLIGWMPALLIFVLMCKEDCYIHGSELDSLNQNYLIEVMSMRLLENMLIVLKMLANPIIYSIRMKEIQEGTKRMQSTLLRFFCPSRPDSHNYTLAPRRSPNAYSSSLRTQMTTSINNGGHTSHVSIGRAELVNTLL, encoded by the exons ATGGACAACTTGACTCTGACCGAAAATACTTCACATCACAGGAACCTCACATCCTCGATCGATGACGACTTGAACATCGTGGTAATAGCGAACGTCTTCATAGCGATATTAGTAATAACGGCCCTAATTGCGATGATCGTGAATGTAGTGGTGTTTGTGAGTGTGCACTGGATCCGACGTCCAATGCCGCCAATTCTGAAAATGAGCATAAGTTTGGCCGCAGCAGATGCATTGAGTTCATCGATATTCGCCGTAACTCTCCTCATAAACACGTATCTCCCAACCATCGGAATTAACTTGAGATGGCTCGAAATCATCATGGAGATGATGAAACTGAGCGGAATTCTCGTCACCGTGACGCATTTACTGGCCCTCAGCTTAAACCACTACATAGGGATACTCAAACCCCTGCACTACAACTCCATAGTGACTCGCAGGAAAGTGAACGCGGTAACGATACTGTTATGGATATTCCCTACGGTATTCGTCATTTTCTTGTTCACGTCCCAAGCGGAAGAGACCTACTGGACCGAGAACTTTGGCAACGGCACCGACACCGAACAGAACAAGACCACCTTCACCGACACCTTCAAATTCAGAATGGGCTATTCCGCCTACTTCATCATCTCCATATTCCTCATGGCCATTTGCTACATGcacattttaataatagtGAGACGACAACAAAACATATGGAAGAACCTGTCACGAGTTGGCAGCACAAAGTGGTCCGGGAGGACTATTAAGCTCTGCCCGTGCAGCAAAGcaaataaagaacaaaaacaactGGAAGGAAACATTCGAGCAATCTACACTACATTACTCATTCTCGGTTCTTGCCTCATAGGCTGGATGCCTGCCCTTCTTATATTCGTGCTGATGTGTAAAGAGGATTGCTACATACACGGATCGGAGTTGGACAGCTTAAACCAGAACTATTTGATCGAAGTGATGTCGATGAGGTTACTCGAGAACATGCTAATCGTACTGAAAATGTTGGCCAACCCCATCATATACAGCATTCGAATGAAAGAAATTCAG GAAGGAACTAAACGGATGCAGTCGACGCTGCTGAGATTTTTTTGTCCGTCCAGACCTGACAGTCACAATTATACTCTGGCGCCGCGGCGGTCGCCAAATGCATACAGCAGTTCATTACGCACCCAAATGACGACATCAATAAATAACGGTGGACACACGAGCCATGTTAGCATCGGCCGAGCAGAATTGGTCAATACGCTTCTGTAA